The Armatimonas rosea genome includes a window with the following:
- a CDS encoding cyclase family protein, translating to MVHDITIPLNPALAVWPGDTEFSFTSTDWGTISVGALTLSCHTGTHADAPRHFLPEGIGIAEISPEVYIGECVVLDATGLDELTPEVFGTAPLPPRVLLKTLAWTDHTRFPDEVPVLTEASVALLASKGVRLIGLDVPSVDRLQSKDLPIHHALAAAGIHILESLDLRQIAPGRYQLIALPLRVDGADGSPVRAVLVEH from the coding sequence ATGGTCCACGACATCACGATTCCCCTGAACCCGGCGCTCGCGGTCTGGCCGGGCGACACCGAGTTTTCCTTCACCAGCACGGACTGGGGGACGATCTCCGTGGGCGCTCTGACCCTGAGCTGCCACACGGGAACCCACGCCGATGCGCCACGCCACTTCCTGCCCGAGGGGATCGGGATCGCCGAGATCTCCCCTGAGGTCTATATCGGCGAGTGTGTCGTGCTGGACGCGACGGGCTTAGACGAGCTCACCCCCGAGGTCTTTGGCACGGCCCCCCTCCCACCCCGCGTCTTGCTCAAGACCCTCGCCTGGACCGACCACACGCGCTTCCCCGACGAGGTCCCGGTGCTGACCGAGGCAAGTGTCGCGCTCCTAGCGAGCAAAGGCGTGCGCCTGATCGGGCTGGACGTCCCCAGCGTGGACCGCCTCCAGAGCAAGGACCTCCCGATCCACCACGCTCTCGCAGCGGCGGGGATCCATATCCTGGAGTCGCTCGACCTGCGCCAGATCGCGCCGGGACGCTACCAGCTCATCGCGCTCCCCCTGCGCGTCGACGGTGCCGACGGCTCCCCCGTGCGTGCAGTGCTCGTTGAGCACTAG
- a CDS encoding DUF4349 domain-containing protein: protein MAGCAGQPHASAPESSVSTQVAQAPASAMAPMGGEASIAKADAEPVAKAPAMPRKIIFTGEVTLICEDLDKAAAGLEARAKEFGGYISNASQTGARGETREGSWTVRIAAEKFDAFLKALPALGELQSSSRKADDVSEEFYDVAARLKNKKIEEDRLIELLQKATGKLTEVLTVEKELSRVRDEIERIEGRLRFLTNQTDLSTITITLREVKNFVPEGPPTLATQVSRSFSGSVESLKNFLVGIVLVGVALVPWVLPLGLTCWLVFQLIVKKRR from the coding sequence GTGGCAGGCTGCGCGGGTCAGCCGCACGCCAGCGCCCCCGAAAGCTCGGTATCTACGCAGGTGGCGCAAGCTCCCGCTTCGGCCATGGCTCCGATGGGGGGTGAGGCAAGTATTGCCAAGGCCGACGCGGAGCCCGTCGCCAAGGCCCCGGCGATGCCGCGCAAGATTATCTTCACCGGCGAGGTCACCCTAATCTGCGAGGACCTGGACAAGGCGGCGGCGGGACTGGAAGCCCGTGCAAAAGAGTTCGGCGGCTACATCAGCAACGCCAGCCAGACCGGTGCACGGGGCGAGACGCGCGAGGGCTCGTGGACCGTGCGTATCGCGGCGGAGAAGTTCGACGCCTTCTTAAAGGCCCTCCCGGCTCTCGGGGAGCTTCAGAGCAGCTCGCGCAAGGCCGATGATGTCAGCGAGGAGTTCTACGATGTCGCGGCGCGGCTCAAGAACAAGAAGATTGAAGAAGACCGCCTGATCGAGCTGCTCCAGAAGGCCACCGGAAAGCTCACTGAGGTGCTCACGGTGGAGAAAGAGCTCAGCCGGGTGCGCGATGAGATCGAGCGCATCGAGGGTCGCCTGCGCTTTCTCACCAACCAGACCGACCTCTCCACCATCACGATCACGCTCCGCGAGGTCAAGAACTTCGTCCCCGAAGGCCCTCCCACCCTCGCCACCCAGGTCTCACGGAGCTTCAGCGGCTCGGTCGAGAGCCTGAAAAACTTCCTTGTCGGGATTGTCTTGGTTGGGGTCGCGCTCGTCCCCTGGGTTCTTCCTCTCGGGCTTACCTGCTGGCTCGTGTTTCAGCTCATCGTGAAGAAACGGCGGTAG
- a CDS encoding acyltransferase family protein — protein sequence MPSRRHLPAVDALRGLACLWVVLHHAFGDQPGVPTALARFCEIGWLGVSLFLVLSGFCLYYPLVQEREEQSVVVHLKQFFLRRARRILPPYYLSLAVALALGLRFLHQQGRPVSELLGSWYDLPLHLVLLHNLTRQTFASLSSVCWSLALEWQLYLIFPVLVALVARRGIRTVLIATLVIVLLWQGLAARELGVSRTWQPGLAVVYHALPGRVFEFACGMLAALRVARPVRGQRAIALVVGSACLLPALVLVLGFYRLGPLCDPLWGIVFACCLILVGEWRVQSLLGRVLVFLGERSYSIYLLHLLIMLALPLPSAVASSPLLTGLVRTASALLAGLAFFTVAERPFLRRR from the coding sequence ATGCCGTCGCGCCGCCATCTCCCCGCCGTGGACGCCCTCCGGGGGCTAGCCTGCCTCTGGGTAGTCTTGCACCATGCCTTTGGGGACCAACCGGGAGTCCCGACCGCGCTTGCCCGCTTCTGTGAGATCGGCTGGCTCGGGGTCTCGCTCTTTCTGGTTCTCTCGGGGTTCTGCCTCTACTACCCGCTGGTTCAGGAGCGGGAGGAACAGTCGGTGGTGGTGCACCTGAAGCAGTTTTTCCTGCGCCGTGCCCGCCGCATCCTGCCCCCCTACTACCTCTCGCTCGCGGTTGCCCTTGCGCTGGGGCTACGCTTCCTGCACCAGCAAGGCCGCCCCGTCTCCGAGCTCTTGGGCAGCTGGTACGATCTCCCGCTGCACCTGGTCTTGCTCCACAACCTCACCCGCCAGACCTTTGCCTCGCTGAGCTCCGTGTGCTGGTCCTTGGCGCTGGAGTGGCAGCTCTACTTGATCTTTCCCGTCCTCGTGGCGCTGGTGGCCCGGCGTGGGATTCGCACGGTTCTGATCGCGACTCTGGTGATTGTCCTGCTGTGGCAGGGGCTTGCTGCCCGTGAGCTGGGGGTCTCGCGCACGTGGCAGCCCGGTCTCGCGGTGGTCTACCACGCACTCCCCGGACGTGTCTTTGAGTTTGCGTGTGGGATGCTAGCCGCGCTGCGGGTCGCGCGTCCGGTGCGGGGGCAGAGAGCCATCGCGCTTGTGGTGGGCAGCGCGTGCCTGCTCCCCGCCCTGGTGCTGGTGCTGGGCTTCTACCGCCTGGGGCCGCTCTGTGACCCGCTCTGGGGGATTGTCTTTGCCTGCTGCCTGATACTTGTCGGGGAGTGGCGCGTGCAGAGTCTCCTGGGCCGTGTCCTTGTCTTCTTGGGGGAGCGCTCCTACAGCATCTACCTGCTGCACCTACTTATCATGCTCGCGCTCCCCCTGCCCAGCGCCGTCGCCAGCAGCCCCCTGCTCACCGGCCTTGTCCGTACCGCCTCCGCGCTTCTCGCAGGGCTTGCGTTTTTCACGGTTGCGGAGCGGCCGTTCCTGCGCCGACGTTAG
- a CDS encoding DUF1559 domain-containing protein, translating into MKNRRLFTLIELLVVIAIIAILAAILFPVFAQAREKARQAACLSNMKQIGTAVLMYAQDYDESIVPSQNGVSGVNLVSWPTIIQPYIKNAQVFVCPSASETPQAPDSKYINNTAARLYMGVTKGTTTAGNGGDGSDPVVCLVPRLSYSRNLIPTTNGNPWDALIAGRVCNNGKTYPGFVDYVSNLKSGWVGTGTTFTRSMAEVAEPANTIHIVDGMAGGNAAANPLAYGASMRGLQQDIRTDMFNDSPPSKVAPRHSGGFVILYGDGHSGYKKWGSTTPCMWTIQDDTCN; encoded by the coding sequence ATGAAAAACCGTCGTCTCTTCACGCTCATCGAGCTTCTTGTGGTGATTGCTATTATTGCGATTCTTGCCGCTATTCTTTTTCCGGTCTTTGCCCAAGCACGCGAGAAGGCGCGTCAGGCTGCCTGCCTCTCCAACATGAAGCAGATCGGGACCGCGGTGCTGATGTACGCGCAGGACTACGACGAGTCTATTGTGCCGTCGCAGAACGGGGTCTCGGGGGTGAACTTGGTCTCCTGGCCGACCATTATCCAGCCCTACATCAAGAACGCACAGGTCTTTGTCTGTCCCAGCGCCTCGGAGACGCCGCAGGCGCCCGACTCGAAGTACATCAACAACACAGCGGCGCGGCTCTATATGGGGGTTACCAAGGGCACCACGACCGCGGGCAACGGTGGCGACGGCAGCGATCCGGTGGTCTGCCTCGTGCCGCGCCTCTCGTACAGCCGCAACCTGATTCCCACGACCAATGGCAACCCCTGGGACGCCTTGATCGCGGGGCGTGTCTGCAACAACGGCAAGACCTACCCGGGCTTTGTGGACTATGTCAGCAACCTCAAGTCCGGCTGGGTGGGTACGGGCACCACATTCACCCGCTCGATGGCCGAGGTCGCCGAGCCTGCCAACACGATCCATATTGTCGATGGCATGGCCGGGGGCAACGCGGCCGCAAACCCCCTTGCCTACGGCGCGTCGATGCGCGGCCTCCAGCAGGACATTCGCACCGACATGTTCAACGACAGCCCGCCCTCAAAAGTCGCACCACGGCACTCGGGGGGCTTTGTGATTCTCTACGGCGACGGCCACTCGGGCTACAAGAAGTGGGGCTCGACCACGCCGTGTATGTGGACCATCCAGGACGATACTTGTAACTAA
- a CDS encoding SDR family oxidoreductase — translation MSRWRLDGQRALVTGGTRGIGAAVVAELRALGASVLTVARSGADINVDLAEDGAAGQIVAAVQESLGGLEILVNNVGTSVRKPTLALTDDEYARVLTTNLDSVFRLCRAAQPLLAQGGGTIVNIGSVASAVSIGTGAPYALSKAALDQLTRYLAVEWAGSGIRVNAVNPFYTRTPLAQPVLDDPERLARVLASTPLGRIAEPEDIAAAVAFLCLPAARHITGQCLAVDGGFLARGAYLA, via the coding sequence ATGAGTAGGTGGCGACTAGACGGACAGCGGGCGCTGGTGACCGGGGGAACCCGCGGGATTGGAGCGGCAGTGGTGGCGGAGCTACGCGCGCTGGGCGCGAGCGTGCTCACCGTGGCGCGCTCCGGGGCGGATATCAACGTCGATCTCGCCGAGGACGGGGCTGCAGGGCAGATCGTCGCGGCGGTGCAGGAGAGCCTGGGCGGGCTAGAGATCTTGGTCAATAATGTCGGGACCAGTGTCCGCAAGCCGACCCTCGCCCTTACCGACGATGAGTACGCACGGGTTCTAACCACGAACCTGGACTCCGTCTTCCGGCTCTGCCGCGCCGCCCAGCCCCTGCTCGCACAAGGGGGCGGGACGATCGTCAATATCGGCTCGGTGGCAAGCGCGGTCTCGATCGGAACGGGAGCCCCATACGCCCTGAGCAAGGCCGCGCTGGACCAGCTGACACGCTATCTGGCGGTCGAGTGGGCGGGCAGTGGGATTCGCGTGAATGCGGTCAACCCGTTCTACACCCGCACCCCGCTTGCCCAGCCCGTCCTCGATGACCCCGAGCGGCTGGCGCGGGTGCTGGCCAGTACGCCGCTGGGCCGGATCGCGGAGCCAGAGGATATCGCCGCCGCCGTGGCCTTTCTCTGCCTGCCTGCCGCGCGGCACATCACGGGCCAGTGTCTTGCGGTCGACGGAGGTTTTCTGGCACGCGGAGCCTATCTGGCCTAG
- a CDS encoding enoyl-CoA hydratase-related protein has protein sequence MSGAFPVGRVTLNRPEVHNAFNERLIHELTTTIRRLGSTSWIEAIVLTGNGKSFCAGADLEWMGKMVGYSHDENLADAKTLQTLFETIAQCPKVVIAAVNGAAMGGGAGLVAACDYAIASDKATFAFSEVKLGIIPAVISPFVVEKIGLGAARAYFTTGRRFDAATALRLGLVQEVVPGEDLAAAVNSVLTDACSAGPKAIAASKQLLHGLAEGTADTAEAIASIRVSPEGQEGIRAFLEKRKPVWKRDS, from the coding sequence GTGAGTGGTGCCTTTCCCGTTGGGAGAGTCACGCTCAATCGCCCTGAGGTACACAATGCCTTCAACGAACGACTGATCCATGAGCTCACCACCACGATCCGACGCCTTGGAAGTACCTCATGGATTGAGGCGATTGTTTTGACCGGCAATGGTAAGAGCTTCTGCGCCGGAGCCGATCTGGAGTGGATGGGCAAGATGGTAGGCTACTCGCACGACGAAAACCTCGCTGATGCCAAGACACTCCAGACGCTCTTTGAGACGATTGCCCAGTGCCCCAAAGTCGTGATAGCTGCCGTCAATGGTGCGGCGATGGGCGGCGGCGCGGGGCTCGTGGCGGCGTGTGACTACGCGATTGCTAGCGACAAAGCCACGTTTGCGTTCTCCGAGGTGAAGCTGGGGATCATTCCTGCTGTGATCAGCCCGTTTGTCGTCGAAAAGATCGGACTCGGAGCGGCGCGAGCGTACTTCACCACCGGGCGGCGCTTTGATGCCGCCACCGCGCTCCGGCTCGGGCTGGTGCAGGAAGTGGTGCCGGGTGAGGACCTTGCCGCCGCGGTAAACAGTGTCCTCACCGATGCCTGTAGCGCGGGACCAAAGGCAATTGCAGCCTCCAAGCAGCTCCTGCACGGGCTGGCCGAAGGCACAGCTGACACCGCTGAAGCGATAGCAAGTATCCGCGTCTCCCCCGAGGGACAAGAGGGAATTCGTGCGTTCTTGGAGAAGAGGAAGCCTGTATGGAAACGAGACAGCTAG
- a CDS encoding type II secretion system protein GspD, with the protein MKRCAVAALALLALAPPVRAQTPPPPVSAVIKLYQVKYATPKELSELLTKLLPEVQTLLGPQPKYVRDTLQGEDLGSSPTAPVRVTAAVPDIKDVSDQFVRFLVLKGTPDKVSEALGLLEQLDLPAPQVLIEAQILDINEGVSSTLGVSYELAPGGKTVKGTLDKPKGSGRFDEIVFGRLSRDPITFNATIDAAIQKNQARLLANPKLMVLYNQRARIFIGDEVTFLQGTQVTQNGVALQTGKVNVGVELNVTAIGNPDGTIQLKVNPEVGSLTLLETQTSGISLPRISRRTVQTSVRLKDGETLVIGGLIGENDLNAIRKIPLLGDLPLLGQLFRRDARDKSRSELVIILKATIQKP; encoded by the coding sequence ATGAAACGATGCGCCGTCGCTGCCCTTGCCCTGCTCGCCCTCGCCCCCCCTGTCCGAGCGCAGACCCCACCACCGCCGGTGAGCGCGGTGATCAAGCTCTACCAAGTCAAGTACGCGACCCCCAAGGAGCTCTCGGAGCTGCTGACCAAGCTCCTCCCCGAGGTGCAGACGTTGCTCGGGCCGCAGCCCAAGTACGTGCGCGACACGCTCCAGGGAGAAGACCTGGGCTCGTCCCCCACCGCCCCCGTCCGTGTCACCGCGGCGGTTCCCGATATCAAGGATGTCAGCGACCAGTTTGTCCGCTTTCTGGTACTCAAGGGGACACCCGATAAGGTCAGCGAGGCGCTCGGGCTCCTCGAGCAGCTCGACCTACCCGCACCGCAAGTGCTGATCGAGGCGCAGATTCTCGATATCAACGAGGGGGTCTCCAGTACGCTGGGGGTCAGCTACGAGCTCGCACCGGGTGGTAAGACGGTCAAGGGTACTCTGGACAAGCCCAAGGGCAGTGGCCGCTTCGATGAGATTGTCTTCGGCCGCCTCTCCCGCGACCCCATCACCTTCAATGCCACGATCGACGCCGCGATCCAGAAAAACCAAGCCCGGCTCCTCGCCAACCCCAAGCTCATGGTGCTCTACAACCAGCGGGCACGGATCTTTATTGGCGATGAAGTGACGTTTCTGCAAGGGACACAGGTCACCCAAAATGGGGTCGCGCTCCAGACAGGGAAAGTCAATGTCGGTGTCGAGCTCAATGTGACGGCCATCGGAAACCCCGATGGCACGATCCAGCTCAAAGTAAACCCGGAGGTTGGCAGCCTCACGCTGCTCGAAACCCAGACCAGTGGCATCTCCCTCCCGCGCATCTCCCGCCGCACGGTCCAGACCTCCGTGCGCCTCAAAGACGGTGAGACGCTCGTGATCGGTGGGCTTATCGGCGAGAACGACCTCAACGCCATCCGCAAGATCCCCCTCCTCGGTGACCTCCCGCTTCTCGGCCAGCTCTTCCGCCGTGATGCCCGCGACAAGTCCCGTTCCGAGCTGGTGATTATCTTGAAAGCGACGATCCAAAAGCCATGA
- a CDS encoding aldo/keto reductase, which yields METRQLGFGGPQLTTVGFGAWAAGGPYVFGWGPQDDNDSVAAMLKYLELGGNWIDTAAVYGFGHSETVVGRAVREFGQPVFVATKCGRVRGATAADRPQSDLRPESIRQQLDASLQRLQLDCVDLFQVHWPDNDTGTALEDSWGMMATLQDEGKCRFIGVSNFDVPLLEKCHAIRRVQSLQPPYSLLRREIEAEILPWCLENGVGVVAYSPMQAGLLSGSFDINRVAEDDWRRKNPFFQEPELTKNLAIVERLRPIAEAHGKTVGNLAAAWVLSHPALTCAIIGARSPQQVAQNMASADWPLTDEEKMNVLAALGH from the coding sequence ATGGAAACGAGACAGCTAGGATTCGGTGGGCCACAGCTCACCACGGTGGGATTTGGTGCGTGGGCCGCAGGGGGCCCGTATGTGTTTGGCTGGGGGCCCCAGGACGACAACGACTCGGTGGCGGCGATGCTCAAGTACCTGGAGCTCGGCGGCAACTGGATCGACACGGCGGCGGTCTACGGCTTCGGACACTCCGAGACTGTTGTGGGACGGGCCGTGCGTGAGTTTGGCCAGCCGGTCTTTGTCGCCACCAAGTGCGGCCGGGTCCGGGGTGCCACCGCTGCCGACCGACCGCAGTCCGACCTGCGCCCCGAGTCGATTCGCCAGCAGCTCGATGCCTCCCTCCAGCGGCTGCAGCTCGACTGCGTGGATCTCTTCCAGGTGCACTGGCCCGACAACGACACGGGAACGGCGCTCGAAGACTCCTGGGGGATGATGGCGACACTCCAGGACGAAGGCAAGTGCCGCTTTATCGGGGTGAGCAACTTCGACGTGCCCCTGCTGGAAAAATGCCACGCCATCCGCCGCGTCCAGAGCCTCCAGCCGCCCTACTCGCTGCTCCGGCGCGAGATCGAGGCGGAGATTCTCCCTTGGTGCCTGGAGAACGGGGTCGGGGTGGTGGCCTACTCCCCCATGCAAGCGGGCCTGCTCTCTGGGAGCTTTGACATCAACCGGGTCGCCGAGGACGACTGGCGTCGCAAGAACCCGTTCTTCCAGGAGCCCGAGCTGACCAAAAACCTCGCGATTGTCGAGCGCCTGCGCCCGATTGCCGAGGCACACGGAAAGACGGTCGGGAACCTCGCCGCGGCCTGGGTGCTCTCTCACCCCGCTCTCACCTGCGCCATTATCGGAGCGCGTAGCCCCCAGCAAGTCGCGCAGAACATGGCCAGCGCCGACTGGCCCCTCACCGATGAAGAAAAAATGAACGTTTTAGCCGCCCTCGGGCACTAA
- a CDS encoding DUF1559 domain-containing protein, whose amino-acid sequence MQKRAFTLIELLVVIAIIAILAAILFPVFAQAREKARQTSCLSNQKQMGLGVMMYTQDYDETFPAAYYYNNDSSSAGGYTHWSGVVQPYVKNLGIFVCPSDKNRGLAPTNFIGNNLGFGVPSGQTSQVPSIQDNQAPRLSYIANGAVLSRKRRTADPGNVVGIAAMDAPASTIMVAEMTDSVPCINGSSAASGVAFKTHRNTHTVKTAAGAAFTQETEPSGTPLMALTPAEANSSFVTCQAGTISHFTAYIAPRRHSDGANYTFADGHSKFHKFEQTINPINYLWGIRYYGHGNAPVYQPGTTINVQ is encoded by the coding sequence CGTTTACGCTTATTGAGCTGCTTGTTGTTATCGCCATCATTGCGATCCTTGCCGCTATCCTCTTTCCTGTCTTCGCTCAGGCCCGTGAGAAGGCTCGTCAGACCTCTTGTCTGTCGAATCAGAAGCAAATGGGTCTTGGGGTGATGATGTACACCCAGGACTATGACGAGACTTTCCCTGCTGCCTACTACTACAACAATGACAGTAGCTCTGCGGGTGGCTACACGCACTGGAGTGGTGTTGTTCAGCCTTATGTGAAGAACCTTGGGATCTTTGTCTGCCCGTCCGATAAGAACCGTGGGCTTGCCCCCACCAACTTTATCGGTAACAACCTGGGATTTGGCGTGCCAAGCGGACAGACCAGCCAGGTTCCTTCTATCCAGGACAACCAGGCTCCTCGCCTGTCCTATATTGCCAATGGTGCTGTCCTCTCCCGCAAGCGTCGCACTGCTGACCCCGGTAACGTGGTAGGGATTGCCGCTATGGACGCTCCCGCCTCCACGATCATGGTTGCGGAGATGACCGACTCGGTTCCCTGTATCAATGGCTCCTCTGCGGCATCTGGTGTGGCCTTTAAGACCCACCGCAACACCCACACGGTGAAGACTGCTGCAGGCGCGGCGTTCACGCAAGAGACGGAGCCGTCGGGCACCCCCCTCATGGCACTCACTCCTGCTGAGGCAAATAGCTCCTTTGTGACCTGTCAGGCAGGGACGATCTCCCACTTTACCGCCTACATTGCCCCCCGACGTCACAGCGATGGTGCAAACTACACCTTCGCCGATGGGCACTCCAAGTTCCACAAGTTTGAGCAGACCATCAACCCGATCAACTACCTCTGGGGAATTCGCTACTACGGCCACGGTAATGCTCCTGTCTACCAGCCAGGGACGACCATTAACGTCCAGTAG
- a CDS encoding GNAT family N-acetyltransferase, translating to MGVEGSELLIQAAAENHLSWFTENARVAGGEVQQRDGLTVIYSPSSSPDALREVTIAFPQWASEGLGAALDAALAFARSKDVRQVSCWSLVPTQPDDLAALLVARGFSWGWEPHWMALDLETATPESFPTPESLELALDEGSPWEVTGIPYYEPRDAPRLRALAQQEPRKTYHFGARLEGKVVGHSLLHVSGGPLHVAGIYNVGVLPEARRQGVGRAVSWAACQHARSLGCRYVLLNAATHIYNRLGFVSLGHGQTWWMFRPALELPPLAPETVAFTEAIGRGDIEALQALPLPPDLDSTLPCKMTLLEAAARLKQPESARWLLAQGALPDIIPLCDLGWRDQVPAALAARPALANRLLGSGGWTPLHEAVLRKDRELARLILAARPDLSIQDLQFKATALGWAKHFGYPEFVSLIEEQLSPAPPTGGN from the coding sequence ATGGGTGTGGAAGGCAGTGAGCTGCTGATTCAAGCGGCGGCGGAGAACCATCTTTCCTGGTTCACCGAGAATGCACGGGTGGCAGGTGGCGAGGTCCAGCAGCGTGATGGCCTGACCGTGATCTACTCGCCGTCGTCGTCGCCCGATGCCTTGAGGGAGGTGACGATCGCCTTTCCCCAGTGGGCGAGCGAGGGGCTGGGAGCGGCGCTGGATGCCGCGCTCGCGTTTGCCCGGAGCAAGGACGTGCGGCAAGTGTCGTGCTGGTCTCTGGTGCCCACACAGCCCGACGATCTTGCCGCACTTCTGGTCGCACGGGGCTTCTCGTGGGGCTGGGAGCCGCACTGGATGGCGCTGGACCTGGAGACCGCCACGCCGGAGAGCTTCCCCACTCCTGAGAGCCTAGAGCTCGCCTTGGACGAAGGCAGCCCGTGGGAGGTGACAGGCATTCCTTACTACGAGCCCCGCGATGCCCCACGGCTCCGCGCACTCGCCCAGCAAGAGCCACGCAAGACGTACCACTTTGGTGCGCGGCTGGAGGGCAAGGTGGTGGGGCATAGCCTGCTCCATGTCTCTGGCGGCCCCCTCCATGTGGCGGGGATCTACAATGTCGGGGTGCTCCCGGAGGCACGCAGGCAGGGAGTCGGGCGGGCGGTCTCTTGGGCGGCGTGTCAGCACGCACGAAGCCTGGGCTGCCGCTATGTCTTGCTCAATGCCGCGACCCACATCTACAACCGGCTCGGCTTTGTCTCACTGGGCCACGGCCAGACCTGGTGGATGTTTCGACCCGCCCTGGAGCTTCCGCCGCTGGCACCGGAGACTGTCGCCTTTACCGAGGCGATCGGGCGCGGGGATATTGAGGCACTCCAAGCCTTGCCGCTGCCTCCTGATCTCGACTCGACACTCCCGTGTAAGATGACCCTGCTGGAAGCCGCCGCACGCCTGAAGCAGCCCGAGTCGGCGCGCTGGCTCCTGGCCCAGGGAGCCTTGCCCGATATTATCCCCCTCTGCGATCTGGGCTGGCGCGACCAGGTTCCTGCGGCGCTCGCGGCGCGCCCCGCGCTCGCCAATCGCTTACTGGGATCAGGGGGCTGGACCCCGCTTCATGAAGCCGTACTACGCAAGGACCGAGAGCTTGCTCGCCTGATCCTAGCCGCCCGCCCCGACCTGAGTATTCAAGACCTCCAGTTTAAGGCAACGGCACTGGGCTGGGCGAAGCACTTTGGGTACCCGGAGTTTGTCAGCCTGATCGAGGAGCAGTTGAGTCCCGCCCCTCCAACGGGCGGGAACTAG